In a genomic window of Bradyrhizobium sp. LLZ17:
- a CDS encoding PQQ-dependent catabolism-associated CXXCW motif protein yields MRRPLAAAVVAVMLAAPALAQQQEPFEPEGFRTDNYRAPVPATLEGARVLTTAEAEAIWRAGSGAFIDVLPRAPKPKNLPEGTVWRDTPRKNIPGSVWLPDTGYGTLPPAMDDYFQRGLARASRGDKAALLVIYCLADCWMSWNAAKRALAYGYANVAWYPDGTNGWERAKLPTEQAQPEPRPEQ; encoded by the coding sequence ATGAGACGGCCTCTTGCCGCTGCGGTCGTCGCCGTCATGCTGGCGGCGCCGGCATTAGCGCAGCAGCAGGAGCCGTTCGAGCCGGAAGGTTTTCGCACCGACAATTACCGTGCGCCGGTGCCGGCGACACTGGAAGGCGCGCGCGTGCTCACGACGGCGGAAGCCGAGGCAATCTGGCGAGCCGGGAGTGGCGCGTTCATCGACGTGCTGCCGCGCGCGCCCAAGCCGAAGAACCTTCCCGAAGGCACTGTCTGGCGCGATACCCCGCGCAAAAACATTCCGGGCAGTGTCTGGCTGCCGGACACCGGCTACGGCACGCTTCCACCGGCGATGGACGACTATTTCCAGCGCGGTCTTGCGCGGGCGTCACGCGGCGACAAGGCCGCGCTGCTGGTGATCTATTGTCTGGCCGATTGCTGGATGTCGTGGAACGCCGCCAAGCGCGCGCTGGCGTACGGCTATGCCAACGTCGCCTGGTATCCGGACGGCACGAACGGCTGGGAGCGTGCGAAGCTTCCCACCGAGCAGGCGCAACCGGAGCCGCGCCCGGAACAGTGA
- a CDS encoding response regulator, protein MRILIVDDHPIVASGCRAVLADDGDIEILEAADAESGECVFIVERPDLCIIDINLPTVSGFELTRRILERAADARIIMFSMNDDPAFAARAIECGAKGYVSKTGDPDDLVEAIRTVGGGGTYLPSAIARRIAFAGPALAQNPLSKLNAREMEILRLLSAGKSLSEIAWLVQSSYKTVANTSSIMRQKLGVKTSVELVRLAIDSGMA, encoded by the coding sequence ATGCGCATTCTGATCGTCGACGATCATCCAATCGTCGCCTCCGGCTGCCGAGCCGTGCTGGCGGACGACGGCGATATCGAGATTCTGGAGGCCGCCGACGCCGAAAGCGGCGAATGCGTCTTCATCGTCGAGCGCCCCGACCTCTGCATCATCGACATCAACCTGCCCACCGTTTCCGGCTTCGAACTCACCCGCCGCATCCTCGAGCGCGCGGCTGATGCCCGTATCATCATGTTCAGCATGAACGACGACCCCGCTTTCGCCGCCCGCGCGATCGAGTGCGGCGCCAAAGGTTATGTTTCCAAGACCGGCGACCCCGATGACCTCGTCGAAGCGATCCGCACCGTGGGCGGCGGCGGCACCTATCTGCCGAGCGCGATCGCACGCCGCATCGCCTTCGCGGGACCAGCGCTGGCGCAGAACCCGTTGTCGAAGCTGAACGCGCGCGAGATGGAGATCTTGCGGCTGCTCAGCGCCGGAAAGAGCCTGTCCGAGATCGCCTGGCTGGTGCAATCCTCCTACAAGACGGTGGCCAACACCTCCTCGATCATGCGCCAGAAGCTCGGAGTCAAGACCTCGGTCGAACTGGTGCGGCTGGCGATCGACAGCGGCATGGCCTGA
- the fghA gene encoding S-formylglutathione hydrolase — translation MTMQTVSTNTSYGGVQGVYRHASQATGTDMVFSVYVPPHAEGAKLPVVWYLSGLTCTHANVTEKGEFRRACAELGLIFIAPDTSPRGPDVPGDPNNSYDFGLGAGFYVDATEAPFARNYRMWSYVTDELPKLVAENFPVDPKRQSVLGHSMGGHGALTVALRNPHRYRAASAFAPIVAPSQVPWGVKALTGYLGPNKEAWRSHDTVALIEDGARFSGFLVDVGDADNFLNEQLRPELLQAACSKANIPLTLRRQAGYDHSYYFISTFMSDHLHWHAERLKT, via the coding sequence ATGACCATGCAGACTGTCTCGACCAACACATCCTATGGCGGCGTGCAGGGCGTCTATCGCCATGCCAGCCAGGCGACCGGAACCGACATGGTGTTCTCGGTCTATGTTCCGCCACATGCGGAGGGCGCCAAGCTGCCCGTGGTCTGGTATCTCTCCGGGCTGACCTGCACCCATGCCAACGTGACCGAGAAGGGCGAATTTCGCCGCGCCTGCGCCGAGCTTGGCTTGATCTTCATCGCGCCCGACACCAGCCCGCGCGGGCCCGACGTGCCCGGCGATCCCAACAATTCCTATGATTTCGGCTTGGGGGCCGGCTTCTATGTCGACGCCACCGAAGCGCCGTTCGCGCGCAACTATCGGATGTGGAGCTACGTCACCGACGAGCTGCCGAAGCTGGTAGCGGAGAATTTTCCGGTCGATCCCAAACGCCAATCGGTGCTGGGCCATTCGATGGGCGGCCACGGCGCGCTGACGGTGGCGCTACGCAACCCTCACCGCTATCGCGCAGCCAGCGCCTTCGCGCCGATCGTGGCGCCCTCACAGGTGCCGTGGGGCGTCAAGGCGCTGACCGGCTATCTCGGGCCCAACAAGGAGGCCTGGCGCAGCCATGACACGGTGGCGCTGATCGAGGACGGCGCGAGATTCTCGGGCTTTCTCGTCGACGTCGGCGATGCCGATAATTTTTTGAACGAGCAGCTTCGGCCCGAATTGCTGCAAGCCGCCTGCAGCAAGGCCAACATCCCGCTGACGCTGCGGCGGCAGGCGGGATATGACCACAGCTATTACTTCATCTCGACGTTCATGAGTGATCATCTGCACTGGCATGCGGAGAGATTGAAGACGTGA
- a CDS encoding copper-binding protein, giving the protein MGTAKFIFAGAAAIGMLASSAFADDMTGMVTRIDRLNNTISIQQTQKGTVGGSAGGAGALQEYKTKDAAMLDTVHAGDKVSYSATEANGTGTLTKLQKQ; this is encoded by the coding sequence ATGGGAACAGCAAAATTTATCTTCGCAGGCGCTGCGGCCATCGGCATGCTCGCATCCAGCGCGTTTGCTGACGATATGACCGGAATGGTCACCAGGATCGATCGGCTCAACAACACGATCTCGATCCAGCAGACGCAGAAGGGCACGGTCGGCGGCAGCGCAGGCGGTGCCGGCGCGCTTCAGGAGTACAAGACCAAGGACGCGGCGATGCTCGATACCGTCCATGCCGGCGACAAGGTGAGCTATTCCGCGACCGAAGCCAACGGCACGGGGACGCTGACCAAATTGCAGAAGCAGTAG
- a CDS encoding YVTN family beta-propeller repeat protein produces the protein MLGAALPVALALSATPAHAFIAYVSNEKSNSVSVIDTESWTVTKTIKVGQRPRGIEFTRDGKFVMVAVGDDDTIQMIDAKSQAVVDTLPSGPDPELFTQDATGKTLYVANENDNTVTVIDLDKRARLGDIQVGVEPEGMTVSPDGKILINTSETTNMAHFIDTNSRQIVANVLVDARPRFAEFKHDASELWVSSEIGGTVSIIDPKKHEVIGKVTFDIPGLRREAIQPVGIGMTKDDKTAFVALGPANRVAVVDTATRKVTKYLLVGQRVWHMAFTPDEKYLLVTNGVSNDVSVIDVAAQKVIKTIQVGELPWGITIAP, from the coding sequence ATGCTCGGGGCAGCTTTGCCCGTGGCACTGGCGCTCTCGGCAACGCCTGCCCATGCGTTCATCGCCTATGTCTCGAACGAGAAGAGCAACTCGGTGTCGGTGATCGACACCGAGAGCTGGACGGTGACCAAGACGATCAAGGTCGGCCAGCGTCCGCGCGGCATCGAATTCACGCGCGACGGCAAGTTCGTGATGGTCGCGGTCGGCGATGACGACACCATCCAGATGATCGACGCCAAGTCGCAAGCGGTCGTCGACACCCTGCCCTCCGGACCCGACCCCGAGCTGTTCACGCAGGATGCAACCGGCAAGACGCTCTATGTCGCCAACGAGAACGACAACACGGTGACGGTGATCGACCTGGACAAGCGCGCCCGCCTCGGCGACATCCAGGTCGGCGTCGAGCCCGAAGGCATGACCGTCAGTCCCGACGGCAAGATTCTGATCAACACGTCGGAAACGACCAACATGGCGCATTTCATCGATACCAATTCGCGCCAGATCGTCGCCAATGTGCTGGTCGATGCGCGCCCGCGCTTCGCCGAGTTCAAGCACGACGCTTCAGAACTCTGGGTGTCGTCCGAGATCGGCGGTACGGTGTCGATCATCGATCCCAAAAAGCACGAGGTGATCGGCAAGGTGACGTTCGACATCCCGGGCCTGCGGCGCGAGGCGATCCAGCCGGTCGGCATCGGCATGACCAAGGACGACAAGACCGCCTTCGTCGCGCTCGGCCCCGCCAACCGCGTCGCGGTGGTTGATACTGCCACGCGCAAGGTGACGAAATATCTGCTGGTCGGCCAGCGGGTCTGGCACATGGCGTTCACGCCGGATGAAAAATACCTGCTGGTGACCAACGGCGTCTCCAACGATGTCTCGGTGATCGACGTGGCCGCGCAGAAGGTGATCAAGACCATTCAGGTGGGCGAGCTGCCCTGGGGCATCACGATCGCGCCATGA
- a CDS encoding ABC transporter ATP-binding protein — protein sequence MTSPAPIAEPRETTLRPDPAAVPALSIDGVSHAYGPRRALIDVSFNVQPASFTALLGLNGAGKSTLFSLITRLFGIQTGRVGIFGHDISNSPGEALRLLGVVFQPRTLDLDLSLTQNLLYHAALHGISRREAATRAAELLGRIGLGERAASKVRDLSGGQMRRLEIARALLHRPRLLLLDEPTVGLDVKARADIISHVRQLVTEQGIGVLWATHLFDEINAGDDLVVLHQGKVLAKGPVGRVIAEAGAQDVNTAFMRLTGAQIMPGGGA from the coding sequence ATGACCAGCCCCGCCCCCATCGCCGAGCCACGCGAGACCACACTGAGGCCGGATCCGGCCGCGGTGCCGGCGCTGTCGATCGACGGCGTCAGCCACGCCTACGGACCGCGCCGGGCGCTGATCGACGTCTCCTTCAACGTCCAGCCCGCGAGCTTCACCGCGCTGCTCGGCCTCAATGGCGCCGGCAAGAGCACGCTGTTCTCGCTGATCACGCGCCTGTTCGGCATCCAGACCGGCCGCGTCGGTATTTTCGGCCACGACATCAGCAATAGCCCCGGCGAAGCGCTGCGGCTGCTCGGCGTCGTGTTCCAGCCGCGCACGCTCGATCTCGATCTGTCGCTGACGCAGAACCTGCTCTATCACGCCGCCCTCCACGGCATCAGCCGCCGCGAGGCCGCCACGCGCGCTGCCGAGTTGCTCGGCCGCATCGGCCTTGGCGAGCGCGCTGCAAGCAAGGTGCGCGATCTCTCCGGCGGGCAGATGCGGCGGCTGGAGATCGCGCGCGCGCTGTTGCACCGGCCGCGACTGCTGCTGCTGGACGAGCCGACCGTCGGCCTCGATGTCAAGGCGCGCGCCGACATCATCAGCCATGTGCGCCAGCTCGTCACCGAACAAGGCATCGGGGTGCTCTGGGCCACGCATCTGTTCGACGAGATCAATGCGGGCGACGACCTCGTGGTGCTGCACCAGGGCAAGGTGCTGGCCAAGGGCCCGGTCGGCCGCGTCATTGCGGAAGCCGGTGCGCAGGACGTCAACACCGCCTTCATGCGGCTGACGGGCGCGCAGATCATGCCGGGAGGCGGCGCATGA
- a CDS encoding ABC transporter permease, whose translation MSSITARDTPRGFSFAEYMTCLMGIVWREGLRFLHQRERFVSALVRPLVWLFIFAAGFRQVLGISIIPPYETYILYEVFIAPGLIAMIQLFNGMQSSLSMVYDREMGNMRTLLVSPLPRGFLLFCKLLAGTAVSLLQVYAFLLIAWFWDITPPPIGYLTVLPALILSGLMLGSLGMLISSGIKQLESFAGVMNFVIFPMFFASSALYPLWRVQEGSPYLYYVCEANPFTHAVEMIRFALYGQVNWISLAVVATCTIVFMTGAIFAYDPSRGLARRGPAGGEG comes from the coding sequence ATGAGCAGCATCACCGCCCGTGACACACCGCGCGGATTCTCGTTTGCCGAGTACATGACCTGTCTCATGGGCATCGTCTGGCGCGAGGGCCTGCGCTTCCTGCATCAGCGCGAGCGCTTCGTCTCCGCGCTGGTGCGCCCGCTGGTGTGGCTGTTCATCTTTGCAGCGGGCTTCCGGCAGGTGCTCGGCATCTCCATTATCCCGCCCTACGAGACCTATATTCTCTACGAGGTCTTTATCGCGCCCGGGCTGATCGCGATGATACAGCTCTTCAACGGCATGCAATCCTCGCTCTCGATGGTCTATGACCGCGAGATGGGCAACATGCGCACGCTGCTGGTGAGCCCGCTACCGCGCGGGTTTCTCCTGTTCTGCAAGCTGCTCGCGGGCACCGCAGTCTCGCTGCTTCAGGTCTATGCATTCCTCCTGATCGCCTGGTTCTGGGACATCACCCCTCCGCCGATTGGCTATCTCACGGTGCTGCCGGCGCTGATCCTGTCAGGGCTGATGCTGGGCTCGCTCGGCATGCTGATCTCCTCCGGCATCAAGCAGCTCGAGAGTTTTGCCGGCGTGATGAACTTCGTGATCTTTCCGATGTTCTTCGCATCCTCCGCGCTCTACCCGCTGTGGCGGGTGCAGGAGGGCAGCCCCTATCTCTATTATGTTTGCGAGGCAAATCCGTTCACCCATGCGGTCGAGATGATCCGGTTTGCGCTCTACGGGCAGGTCAACTGGATCTCGCTCGCGGTGGTCGCGACCTGCACAATCGTGTTCATGACCGGCGCGATTTTCGCCTATGATCCGTCGCGCGGGCTAGCACGGCGCGGGCCTGCCGGAGGCGAAGGATGA
- a CDS encoding ABC transporter substrate-binding protein — MIRWLPGLIGLSLAATQVLAADPVQIGVGYLGVAGTRSTLSLVEQPAENDGVAGARLAIEDNNTTGKFLNQRFALEERRVKEGEDAVQAATDLAAHNGFIIADLPADTLLKVADALRDRGTLLFNAGAIDERLREVDCRANVIHTAPTRSMLADALGQYLVWKQWKRWLLVVGSHDADKLFADALRRTATRFGAKIVQERTFEDTGGARRTDSGVTLIQRQMPVFTQQAPAYDVMVAADESEVFGAYLPYRTWDPRPVAGSAGLVPRSWDAAQDQWGATQMQNRFMKLNSRRMTALDMQAWTAVRMVGEGTSRTNSGDVKKVTDFIKGPDFSVAAFKGTKLTLRDWNLQLRQPILLVDGRMVVSVSPQEGFLHQVSELDTLGYDRPESKCKLK; from the coding sequence ATGATCCGATGGTTGCCCGGCCTGATCGGCCTGAGTCTGGCGGCGACCCAAGTGCTCGCGGCGGACCCGGTGCAGATCGGCGTCGGCTATCTCGGTGTCGCCGGCACCAGGTCGACGCTGTCGCTGGTCGAGCAGCCCGCCGAGAATGACGGCGTCGCCGGCGCACGCCTCGCGATCGAGGACAACAACACCACCGGTAAATTTCTCAACCAGCGTTTTGCGCTGGAAGAGCGCCGGGTCAAGGAGGGCGAGGATGCGGTCCAGGCCGCGACCGATCTCGCCGCGCATAACGGCTTCATCATTGCCGACTTGCCCGCCGACACGCTGCTGAAGGTCGCCGACGCCCTGCGCGATCGCGGCACGCTGCTGTTCAACGCCGGCGCGATCGACGAGCGGCTGCGCGAGGTCGATTGCCGCGCCAATGTCATCCACACCGCACCGACGCGGTCGATGCTGGCCGACGCGCTCGGCCAGTATCTGGTGTGGAAGCAGTGGAAGCGCTGGCTGCTCGTGGTCGGCTCGCATGACGCGGACAAGCTGTTTGCCGACGCGCTCCGGCGTACCGCAACCCGATTTGGCGCCAAGATCGTGCAGGAGCGCACCTTCGAGGACACCGGCGGCGCGCGGCGCACCGATAGCGGCGTGACGCTGATCCAGCGGCAGATGCCGGTGTTCACCCAGCAGGCCCCCGCTTACGACGTAATGGTCGCCGCCGACGAGAGTGAGGTGTTCGGCGCGTACCTGCCCTACCGGACCTGGGATCCGCGCCCCGTCGCGGGCTCGGCCGGTCTGGTGCCGCGCAGCTGGGACGCGGCCCAGGACCAATGGGGCGCAACCCAGATGCAGAACCGCTTCATGAAGCTGAACTCACGGCGGATGACCGCGCTCGACATGCAGGCCTGGACCGCGGTTCGCATGGTCGGCGAAGGCACCTCGCGCACCAATTCCGGGGACGTCAAGAAAGTCACCGATTTCATCAAGGGACCGGACTTCTCCGTGGCCGCCTTCAAGGGCACAAAGCTGACGCTGCGCGACTGGAACCTCCAGCTCCGCCAACCGATCCTGCTGGTCGATGGCCGCATGGTGGTGTCGGTGTCGCCGCAAGAGGGATTCTTGCACCAGGTCTCCGAGCTCGACACGCTCGGCTATGACCGTCCGGAGAGCAAATGCAAGCTGAAGTGA
- a CDS encoding DUF3280 domain-containing protein, translating into MTDLSGHATPHFVLACARTGITIMRALLCFAALLLTPSAALADPPKLAVFDFELIDTSLPGEFYGSKPEEARLAQISEQLRKELADSGRFQLLDITPVRDAASHSNLQVCGGCDLKLAKQLGADLEITGMVQKVSNLIINLNVYLRDVKTGSMITAASADMRGNTDESWSRTMSYLIRNRLLAPNYGRPE; encoded by the coding sequence ATGACCGATTTGTCAGGGCATGCAACCCCGCATTTCGTCCTCGCGTGTGCGCGGACTGGAATCACGATCATGCGAGCGCTGCTTTGCTTCGCCGCTTTGCTGTTGACGCCATCGGCAGCGTTGGCCGATCCGCCGAAACTCGCGGTATTCGATTTCGAGCTGATCGACACCAGCCTGCCCGGCGAGTTCTACGGCTCAAAACCGGAGGAGGCGCGGCTCGCGCAGATCAGCGAGCAGCTGCGCAAGGAACTGGCGGACTCAGGCAGGTTCCAGCTGCTCGATATCACGCCGGTCCGAGACGCCGCGAGTCACAGCAATTTGCAGGTTTGCGGCGGCTGCGACCTCAAGCTCGCGAAGCAATTGGGCGCCGATCTCGAGATCACCGGAATGGTACAGAAGGTCTCGAACCTGATCATCAACCTCAACGTCTATCTTCGCGACGTGAAGACCGGCAGCATGATCACGGCTGCCAGCGCCGATATGCGCGGCAACACCGACGAATCCTGGTCCCGCACCATGAGCTATCTGATCCGCAACCGACTGCTGGCGCCGAATTACGGGCGGCCGGAGTAG
- a CDS encoding histidine kinase yields the protein MWQNLSLRGRINLLLALLLALGLAVNIARQVAEAAPRVQAEDQSVIRLAREFIEMIVADLNDAPDPDAKLNQIARDLNRLRHVSIALHDSGGIPLTPLRTAADDDAPGPPAWFVSLVHPEQTAVSVPVSVHGKPGSLVITSHPTDEIAEIWDAIVTQLEVGSVIALALFLVMMRVVGRALTPLQSLAQTMAELESGRYDARVAPGGAPELAAICTKLNHLAATLGEAVEDKRRLAERAVSLQDLERKEIARELHDEFGPYLFSLRAHASALAKLADGRAPNADAVRRHGSALLEQINALQQFTRRVLERLRPVGLAELGLSQALESLSRLWRESHPDVAIETTISPALGPVGETADLTIYRVVQEALTNAFRHAGATSINVVIEPAESPGSDGRGCARVRVSDNGHGMEPGQKLGFGLVGMRERILALGGTLHVASGDGGVTVEALVPTAAA from the coding sequence ATGTGGCAAAATCTATCCTTGCGCGGGCGCATCAATCTGCTGCTGGCGCTGCTGCTGGCGCTGGGGCTCGCCGTCAACATCGCCAGGCAGGTGGCGGAGGCGGCGCCGCGCGTGCAGGCCGAGGACCAGAGCGTGATCCGGCTCGCGCGCGAATTCATTGAGATGATCGTGGCGGATCTCAACGACGCCCCCGATCCGGATGCCAAGCTGAACCAGATCGCGCGTGACCTCAACCGTCTCCGCCACGTCAGTATCGCGCTTCATGATTCCGGCGGGATTCCGCTGACGCCGCTGCGAACCGCGGCCGATGACGATGCGCCCGGGCCGCCGGCCTGGTTCGTCAGTCTGGTTCATCCCGAGCAGACCGCGGTCAGCGTGCCGGTCTCGGTTCATGGCAAACCGGGCTCGCTGGTGATCACCTCGCATCCCACTGACGAGATCGCCGAGATCTGGGACGCCATCGTCACGCAGCTCGAGGTCGGCTCAGTCATCGCGCTCGCGCTGTTCCTGGTGATGATGAGGGTGGTGGGCCGGGCGCTCACCCCGCTGCAGTCCCTGGCGCAAACCATGGCCGAGCTTGAAAGCGGTCGCTACGACGCGCGCGTGGCGCCGGGCGGTGCACCCGAGCTGGCCGCGATCTGCACCAAGCTCAATCATCTGGCGGCGACACTGGGGGAGGCGGTCGAGGACAAGCGCCGGCTCGCCGAGCGCGCGGTCTCGCTTCAGGACCTCGAGCGCAAGGAGATCGCGCGCGAGCTGCATGACGAGTTCGGGCCGTATCTGTTCTCGCTGCGCGCACATGCGAGCGCGCTGGCGAAGCTTGCGGACGGGCGCGCCCCGAACGCCGATGCCGTGCGAAGACACGGCAGCGCCCTGCTGGAGCAGATCAACGCGCTTCAGCAATTCACCCGCCGCGTGCTGGAGCGCTTGAGGCCGGTCGGCCTCGCCGAGCTCGGCCTGAGTCAGGCGCTCGAATCGCTGTCGCGGCTGTGGCGGGAGTCGCATCCCGACGTCGCGATCGAAACCACGATCTCGCCCGCGCTCGGGCCGGTCGGCGAGACCGCCGATCTCACCATCTACCGCGTTGTGCAGGAGGCGCTCACCAACGCGTTTCGTCATGCCGGTGCGACCTCGATCAATGTCGTGATCGAGCCGGCGGAGTCGCCGGGCAGCGATGGCCGCGGCTGCGCCCGGGTGCGCGTCAGCGACAACGGCCACGGCATGGAGCCGGGCCAGAAGCTGGGCTTCGGCCTCGTCGGCATGCGCGAGCGCATTCTGGCGTTGGGCGGCACGCTCCACGTGGCCTCGGGCGATGGCGGCGTCACCGTGGAGGCGTTGGTTCCGACGGCGGCGGCCTGA